Within Desulfatiglans sp., the genomic segment TATCAAGTTTCTTAAACACATCCTGCTTTATAGCGAGGTCTTCGATAACCGCCTCAACAACATAATCCACATCCTTGAAATCATCCAGTGTAAGTGTCCCCTTGATCCTTGCCTGGATCGCCTTTTTTTCATCAGCGGTGATCCTCTCCTTTTCCACTGACCTTTCAAGTACCTTGTCTATTGTGGCAAGACCTTTATCCAGATATTCCCTCTTGGTATCCATCACTATTACATCATACCCAGACTGCGCGCATACCTGAGCGATCCCGCAACCCATAATACCGCAACCGACTATTCCTACTTTTTTAATCTCCATTTTTCCCTCCACACAATTTAACATTTAAAAATATTTTACACAGGCCATCAGGTCTACGGTCTGAGGTTTGCGGTCTGAGGAATACCAAACCCACCGCAAACCGAATACCGTAAACCGTAAACCTATTTCTTGAGTATCGTTACCGCACAGGCAGCATTATCATCCATTGTCCATCCGCCTGCATTTTCAACAAGCCCAACCTTCGGGTCATTTGTTACCTGTCTCTTTCCAGCCTCACCCCTCATCTGGGTAACAACCTCATACACCTGGGCCAGCCCTGTCGCGGATATCGGGTGACCCTTTGCAGCAAGACCACCGCTCGGGTTAACAGGCAGCCTGCCTGTCAGTGTGGTGTGCCCCTCATCTATCATCATACCTGCCTCACCCGGTTTACATAAGTGCAGCTCTTCATACATCCTCAGTTCTGCCGGTGACATGGCATCATGCACCTCAACCACCTGAACATCTTCAGGGCCTATGCCAGCCTTTTCATATGCCTTTAAGGCTGCCCTTGTGGTTATCTCTTCATGAGGCTCGCCCGGTATATTATATGTACCTGATACAAGCTCACATGCGGCTATCTGGATAGGGTGCTTTTTAGTGATCTTTTTAGCGATATCGCTGCTGCATACGATTGCCGCTGCCGCGCCATCAGCCATTGTGGAACACATAAACTGTGTCAGGGGCTCTGCTACAACGCGAGACTCAAGAATCTGCTCAACTGTCATGGCCTTCTGGAACTGGGCATAGGGGTTAAGTGAGCCGTTATACTTATTCTTTGCCGCAACCTTTGCAAAGTGCAGCTTGGTAGCGCCCGATGCTGCCATCCATTTTTTAAGCTGAAGCGCATAGAGGGCAACAAACATGAAACCGAATTTTGCATATATGGTGCCTGCAGCCATTGTCTGGGCAGACTTTGCAGAGTCTCCGCAGAAGAGCTTTTCAACACCCACTGCAAGCGCTACATCCGCATTTCCTGATGCGACCTCCATATAGGCTCCCCTTAATGAGGTAGAGCCGCCCGTACATGCATTTTCCACATTAATAACAGGTATCCCGAAGATACCCGCAGATGTCAGGACATGCTGGCCTATTGTCCCCTTGAGTTCAGTGAGCTGCTGACCCACTGCATTTGCAACGTATGCAACCTCAATATCTTTTACAGCAACACCGGCATCATTAAGGGCTGTCCATACCGCCTCACGGCCAAGGTCTTTCATGTCACGATCTTCAAACTTGCCAAAACGGGTCATCCCGACCCCAATTATTGATACATCTCTCATGATCTCCTCCTTATTAGGCTGCCGGTTTAAATTGATAACTGATCAGCTCATTACCCTCTTCGTCATCCCTTATCTTGTCTATGACCATCTCCATCTTCATACCAAGTTTAAGGGAACCTTCCACTGGTTCACAACCGGTGATCAGGCTCCACATCTTGGGGCCATTATCAAGGTTGATATATGCCTGGATAGAGGGCTGTGCGAAACCCGGCAAAGCCGCCTGAACAATGCTGTAACTGTCTAGAGTTCCCTTGCCTTCAAACAGGGTCTCCTCCATAGTCTCCTGGATCTGACACCTGGGGCAGACCGGGGTTTTTGGAAATGCTGTAAGACCGCATTTTTTGCATTTGTTTCCGATCAGGTACGATTTCCCGGTTCCGGGAGCCGCCTCTATAAATAGTCCTTCCTGTACTGGTATGCGTTTTTTGTCCATATTGTTCTCCGTTTAAGTTTGGATTAATATTCTATAACATCGTAGAGACAGGTTTGAAACCTGTTTCTACAAAACCCGTCCCTATAGATCTATAAGCCTCCGGTATAAATCACATCATCCTTTTCAAGTCTTTCTATCTCCTCTTTACTGTATCCTGTTTCCTCAAGGATTTTAACCGCATCCTCTCCACGTTTCGGGGCGAACTTTCTTATACTCCCCGGTGTGGCAGAGAGCTTGACAGGTATGCCTGCCTGCTTCACCTTGCCCAGAATAGGATGCTCCAGATCAACTATCATATCCCTGTGTCTGATCTGCGGATCATCAGCGAGTTCATCAAAATCCATGACCCTGCTAACGGCAATGTCAGATTTTATAAGTATTTCAAACCACTCATCCCTCGTCTTTTCAAGAAACCTTTGTGTAAATACTTCGGTAACCTCTCCATATTTTTCAACCACGCCCTGATGAGAGATCATATCTTCACAGCCAAGGGCCTTGCACAGATTCACATAAAACCACGGCTCCGAACAGCCCAGGCTCAGCATTTTACAATCCTTAGTTTTATAAAGATTGTAAAATGGTACTGTGCCGGTACTTACCATATC encodes:
- a CDS encoding transcriptional regulator, with translation MDKKRIPVQEGLFIEAAPGTGKSYLIGNKCKKCGLTAFPKTPVCPRCQIQETMEETLFEGKGTLDSYSIVQAALPGFAQPSIQAYINLDNGPKMWSLITGCEPVEGSLKLGMKMEMVIDKIRDDEEGNELISYQFKPAA
- a CDS encoding thiolase family protein is translated as MRDVSIIGVGMTRFGKFEDRDMKDLGREAVWTALNDAGVAVKDIEVAYVANAVGQQLTELKGTIGQHVLTSAGIFGIPVINVENACTGGSTSLRGAYMEVASGNADVALAVGVEKLFCGDSAKSAQTMAAGTIYAKFGFMFVALYALQLKKWMAASGATKLHFAKVAAKNKYNGSLNPYAQFQKAMTVEQILESRVVAEPLTQFMCSTMADGAAAAIVCSSDIAKKITKKHPIQIAACELVSGTYNIPGEPHEEITTRAALKAYEKAGIGPEDVQVVEVHDAMSPAELRMYEELHLCKPGEAGMMIDEGHTTLTGRLPVNPSGGLAAKGHPISATGLAQVYEVVTQMRGEAGKRQVTNDPKVGLVENAGGWTMDDNAACAVTILKK